Proteins co-encoded in one Populus trichocarpa isolate Nisqually-1 chromosome 10, P.trichocarpa_v4.1, whole genome shotgun sequence genomic window:
- the LOC7475431 gene encoding uncharacterized protein LOC7475431, with protein MGKEKKILAGESGPDVDLKSLIHRSSLFFDKLIELIPAKFYLPTDEKEKPWFHGLSKGAKASAKKEARENIKKARKDRLDPEKSSTTTLDLLMQNLEKEKSNSESDGVEVEINPMMSGLENDDQSVTYEELRQRLRRKIEELRGDRNCGSSEKAKWRKEKRGIEQKKRKRESGSGEKNHVTSTSLERVEKDAEEATKELKFSHVKMGTEEEHGKKKKRKISKLKELEKAKELEEAKKDPEKGGVISKKHSWKAATSRAAGIKVHDDPKLLKQSLKKGEKRHQKNAEKWKERIESQHKMKAEKQQKRSKNIAGRIEQKKMRKIEKREKKLMRPGFEGPKQGYINEGST; from the coding sequence ATggggaaggaaaagaaaattcttgCCGGTGAATCAGGTCCTGATGTTGATCTTAAGTCTCTCATTCATCGAAGTTCATTGTTTTTTGACAAGTTGATTGAACTCATCCCTGCTAAGTTCTATCTACCGACTGATGAGAAAGAGAAGCCATGGTTTCACGGCCTTAGTAAGGGTGCTAAAGCTTCAGCAAAGAAGGAAGCAAGGGAAAACATCAAGAAAGCAAGGAAAGATCGGCTTGACCCTGAGAAGTCTTCTACAACAACCCTTGATTTGTTAATGCAAAATttggagaaagaaaaatcaaacagtGAGAGTGATGGTGTTGAAGTGGAGATCAATCCAATGATGTCTGGTTTAGAAAACGATGACCAATCAGTCACGTATGAAGAACTCCGGCAACGGCTTCGTCGTAAAATTGAAGAGCTCCGAGGTGATAGAAATTGCGGAAGTTCAGAAAAAGCTAAGTGGAGGAAGGAGAAGAGAGGGATTGAGCAAAAGAAACGGAAGAGGGAATCTGGGTCTGGAGAAAAGAATCATGTCACGAGTACTTCATTGGAAAGGGTGGAGAAGGATGCAGAAGAAGCTACAAAGGAGCTCAAGTTTAGTCATGTTAAAATGGGGACTGAAGAAGAGcatgggaagaagaagaagaggaagatttCAAAGTTAAAGGAGCTTGAAAAGGCAAAAGAATTGGAAGAAGCAAAGAAAGATCCAGAGAAAGGGGGTGTTATCTCAAAGAAGCATTCATGGAAAGCAGCTACAAGTAGAGCTGCAGGAATTAAAGTTCATGATGATCCAAAGCTTCTGAAACAGAGTTTAAAGAAGGGTGAGAAGAGGCATCAAAAGAATGCTGAGAAGTGGAAGGAAAGGATTGAATCCCAGCATAAAATGAAAGCAGAAAAACAGCAAAAGAGATCAAAGAATATAGCTGGCAGAATTGAGCAGAAGAAGATGCGGAAGattgagaagagagagaaaaagctCATGCGGCCAGGGTTTGAAGGTCCTAAACAAGGTTATATCAATGAAGGTTCAACTTGA
- the LOC7459996 gene encoding membrane protein PM19L, translating into MAQTVGRNIAAPLLFLNLLMYAIALGFASWCTNRYINGQTSHPSFGGNGATGFFLTFAILACVVGMVSKFVGGAHIRAWRGDSLAAAGSASLVAWAITALAFGFACKEINVGGYRGWRLRAVEAFIIILTFTQLLYVLLLHAGMFSSKYGPGYRDTDYGVGAGTSEPVHKGGAVPVAGARV; encoded by the exons ATGGCGCAGACGGTTGGGAGAAACATAGCAGCTCCATTGCTGTTTCTTAACCTGCTCATGTATGCTATTGCCCTGGGCTTTGCTAGTTGGTGCACTAATAGGTACATCAATGGCCAAACCAGCCACCCAA GCTTTGGAGGGAATGGAGCAACAGGATTCTTCCTGACCTTTGCAATATTAGCTTGTGTTGTTGGCATGGTATCCAAATTCGTTGGTGGCGCCCACATCAGGGCATGGAGGGGTGATAGTCTAGCTGCAGCAGGATCAGCTTCGCTGGTTGCCTGGGCCATCACTGCCCTAGCCTTTGG GTTTGCGTGCAAGGAGATAAACGTAGGAGGCTACAGAGGTTGGAGGCTGCGGGCAGTAGAGGCATTTATAATCATTTTGACATTTACCCAGCTTCTGTACGTCTTGTTGCTTCACGCCGGGATGTTTAGCAGCAAGTATGGACCAGGATACCGTGACACTGACTATGGCGTCGGTGCCGGTACTAGTGAACCTGTACACAAGGGCGGTGCTGTTCCTGTAGCTGGCGCTAGGGTTTAA